A part of Vicia villosa cultivar HV-30 ecotype Madison, WI unplaced genomic scaffold, Vvil1.0 ctg.000823F_1_1, whole genome shotgun sequence genomic DNA contains:
- the LOC131631433 gene encoding uncharacterized protein LOC131631433, with protein sequence MGTERRKTKRYTFKSPKIEELRKLGSLIANQESFCDKYGKFLYLLKTKIKEGILSTLVQSYDPLYHCSTFPNYQILPTLEEYASIIGLPITGKIPFTGLEGDTKSHDIAKFSHLRNDEIEKNMVTKGGLLGFPAQFMIEKALAFSKEERMDDFEAVFAMLVYGLFLFPDSENFVDINAIKVSMKGNHVPTLLGDTYYSIHLRNSYGKGMITFCTPFLYKWYISHFPNTNDFWDLQE encoded by the coding sequence ATGGgaactgaaagaagaaaaacaaaaagatacACTTTCAAGAGTCCAAAGATAGAAGAATTGAGAAAATTAGGATCCTTAATTGCCAATCAAGAGAGTTTTTGTGACAAGTATGGAAAGTTCTTGTATCTCCTCAAAACAAAGATAAAAGAAGGAATTCTCTCTACATTGGTCCAATCCTATGATCCCTTGTATCATTGTTCCACCTTCCCTAATTATCAAATTTTGCCAACATTGGAAGAGTATGCAAGTATCATAGGATTGCCCATTACTGGAAAGATTCCCTTTACTGGTTTAGAAGGAGACACCAAGTCTCATGACATTGCCAAGTTCTCTCATTTAAGGAATGATGAGATTGAGAAGAATATGGTCACCAAAGGAGGATTACTTGGATTTCCTGCTCAATTTATGATCGAGAAAGCTCTTGCCttttcaaaagaagaaagaatggaTGACTTTGAAGCTGTCTTTGCCATGCTTGTTTATGGACTGTTCTTGTTCCCAGATAGTGAAAACTTCGTTGATATTAATGCAATCAAAGTCTCCATGAAAGGAAACCATgttcctactttgcttggggacacTTACTATTCCATTCACTTGAGGAATTCCTAtggaaagggaatgattacctttTGTACTCCTTTTCTATACAAGTGGTACATCTCTCATTTTCCAAACACCAATGATTTTTGGGACCTTCAAGAATGA